DNA from Colletotrichum higginsianum IMI 349063 chromosome 7 map unlocalized unitig_7, whole genome shotgun sequence:
AACAAGCATTCGAGCCCTAACCCGACTAACATCCTCAAACCAGACTCGCGGACTTGTGGGCCACGCACGCAACCTACTACAACTGCTGCGGGCCTACAGAGACTACCATTGTGAACACCATGCACCTGCACCAACCGGGAGAGACTTTGACCATTGGGAAGCCGACGCCTAACAACACGGTCTATGTCCTCGACTCTGACGGCAAGGCTCTCGGGGTCGGTGAGCCTGGGGTGATGTGGGCTGGTGGCCATGGCATTTCTCGCGGCTACGTCTCTCTCCCCGAGAAGACTGCCGAGAGGTACAAGCTGGACCCTTTCACCAAGGACGGGTAATCCTCCAGTTCTCCGCCATCAAAATGACCTTCGTTGACTTCTTCTTAGGTCTATGATGTACAATACTGGTGATCTCGGACGCTGGAGGCAAGACGGCTCCATTGACATCCTCGGGCGAGTCGACGACCAGATCAAGATCAAGGTTAGTAGTGTACACGTATCTCCTATCTTTCTATTCACAGTTACTCACAACACGCCCCAGGGCTTTCGagtcgagctcgacggtgTCACCGCATCCATCAACACGTGCCCAGCGGTCTCCAAGGCCGCCACGCTGTTCATCCACAACGAGATCCACGGGTTCGTCACGCCCCGGGACTGCGATCTGGACGCCATCCAGGTCCACGTCAGGGCCCGCCAGCCGTACTACGCCATCCCGACCAAGTTCCACTTCCTCGATGCCCTCCCCTTGACCTCGAACGGCAAGGTGGACAAGCGGGCTTTACAGGACCTGGTCACCGTCACGGAGAATgacaagaaggaagagacgAGCATCACAATCAGGGAGACGGCATCCAAGGAGTCCCTTTCCACAGACAGCAAGTCGTCTGTTACCGACCTCAACGCCGAGTCCTCCGCTTCCAGCTTCACCGAGGTGGACGAGAAGCCCGATCTCGGCCGGGACGTCCCCGCGAAGACCCTGGCCCGACCCTACCGCGGCTTCGTGCACcgcatcgccatcgtctACCGCCGCCTGTTCACGATCGTTGGCGCGCTGAACATCGCCGCGGTCGTCGCGCTCGCTTTTGCCGGGTTCCAGAGGACCTGGCTCGGCAACCTCACGGCCAtcaacctcctcgtcgccgtcctcgcgcGCCAGGACTTCGTCATCAACGCCCTCTACGCCGTCACCTGCAACGTGCCCAAGTCCTGGCCCCTCGCCGTCAGGAAGCGCTGCGCAAAGATCTTCCACTTCGGCGGCGTCCActcgggcgccgccgtctctgCGGGCGCGTGGCTTCTGGCCACCAACATCAGCGACGAGGTCTGCCAGCTCGCAGAGTGTCCCGTCTGGGGCTACCAGTCCACGGCTTCAAAGGTCGTGTCCTGGATGCTCACCGGTCTCTTCACCGTCACGATTGCGCTCGCCTGGCCCGCGTTCCGGAAGACGCACCACGACCTCTTCGAGAAGACGCACCGGTTCGTCGGCTGGACCATGCTCGGTCTCTTCTGGGTGCAAATCGTTCTTGGCGCCAACGATGGGAGAGCGGCGGACATGTCGCTAGGCGCCGCCTGCATCCGTACTCCCGGCTTCTGGATTCTCATAATGGCGACCATGAGCATCGCCTCTTCCTGGCTGTTCCTCAAGAAGGTCcctgtcgaggccgaggtcctcTCCAACCACGCCGTGAGACTGCATTTCGGCTACACGGTCCCCGTCAACGGCAGTTTCGTCAGACTGTCCCGGCGCCCTCTCCTCGAATGGCACTCTTTCGCCACGATCCCGGCCCCGGAAAGGGTAGAGCACCGTCCCAAGGGGTTCTCGTTGGTTGTGTCGAACGCTGGCGACTGGACCAAGAACTGCATCGAGAAGCCGCCCACGCACATCTGGGTGCGCGGCGTTCCCACCTGCGGTGTCATGCGCATCGCGACCTGCTTCAACCGCATTGTGGTGATCGCCACCGGCTCGGGGATCGGACCCCTCCTTGGCCACATCCAGGACCAGAGCTGTCCGACCCAGCTGATCTGGTCGACCCCGCGACCCGAGCAGACCTTTGGCAAGCcgctcctcgacgccatcaagtCCAAGATCCCCAACGCGGTGATCCACGACACCAAGACCATGGGTCGCCCAGACTTGGTCAAGATGGGCTACAATCTTGCCAAGAGCTTCCAGGCCGAAGctgtcatcatcatcgccaacgaAAAAATCACAAAGAAGGTTGTCTACGGCCTCGAGACACGCGGCGTTCCAGCTTACGGTGCTATCTGGGACTCTTGAGGGGCTGGGCCCGCACAATGCCCCTCACTGCTGACTCTTCATGGATGATATTTCTGTTTTTGGGTCTGATGTTCGACATGGTGTTTAGGGCCGCTGCAATGTTTTAGTGGCTTGTTTCTTTTCAGACATATAACTACAGTCCTTACTCTTGTCTTTTCCTCTGGTTGTCACGGCTGTTGAAACCGAGTCTCGGAGTAGCATTTGATAATTAGAATCCATTTTGTTTTTCTAATCCGCCGTCCAAGGCCGCTAATTTCTCGAGGTCAATGAATGTCATGAGCACTGTGGCCACTCTTTATTCTCGCCATGTCGGCAAACAGGTCTTGCATCAGCCAAAGAAGTTGCGTTGGTTTCGTTGAGTTGCCCGTTGCTGAACACCTCACTTGGCTTCCTGTGTTCTTCCAAAGTCCAACTTTTGCCATTTCATGAAACAGCCACTCAGAAAAGCCAAGGCCCCCGAGGCCACGATCACGTACTGCAGGTCGGCGATCACACCCGCAACTTCCCCCACGACGAACTGAACCACGTCACGGTCCGCAGTAGCCCAGATTCTGGATTCCAGCCCCGCCAAAGCTTCGCGAATGTCATACTCGCTGTATCCCAGTGCAGAAAGGGGGGCGTGGAGGCGGCTGTAGCCAAGGTTCTGGAAGATGCAGCCTGCCAGGGCGAGCGTGATGGAAATGCCGCCCAGCTGCACCATGATGAAGAGGGCCGTGGCGTCGAGGCGTCGATCCGCGGGCACGCTTTGCGTCAAGATGGCAACGCCGGTCTGCCACATGCATCCGGTCCCGGCGCCGATAAGGGTGCTGGCCCCCATGATCCGACCCTCGGAGCTTTGGACTGTGAGTTGCGACTGAAGCCCGGCACCTGCCATGGtcaagacgccgccgatAACGTAGAATGGAGCGTATCTGCCAATGACGGGGATCAGGCCGGCCATGACGATCGTGAAGGCGATGAAGGTAAAGATGAAGGGCAAGAGCCGGACCGCAGCCTGCATCGGCTCCAACCCCTTGGTGAAGGCCAGGAACAAGGGGGTGTAATAGAGGGCGATGCCGTAGCAGCTTCCAGCGGCGAACGTCCCAAGGCAGACCAGAACAACTGTCCTGTCTTTCAGGAGGTCCGCTGGAATGCTCCGGTTCTCTTTGCTGGTGAAGAGGCTGAAGTATTGCTGCAAAAAGTAGACGACGTagatgacgccgacgaccaccCAGGCCGTGATGGCCGAGTGTGAAGACCAGGCCCACGTGGATCCGCTGAAGATGAGAGCGGAGCACAAGAGGATGAAGCCGGCCATATGGAGTACCACGCCGATCCAGTCGATGGCGCGAAGTCCTTTAACAATCGGTAGGCCGGGCGCCAGACGGATTGAGGGGAGTGCCACAAAGTTGAGTATGGCCATGATGGAGAGGATTGGCAAGTTGAGATACATCGCCTAGATATGCATTAGCATCAGTACTAACCCTCTTGCTAAGTCAAACGAGCTGTCGATCACTTACCCATCTCCATGTGGCACTCTGGCTTTCAGCAAAGGCCCCTCCAATGACAGGGCCCACGGTGAGACCAACTGCCCAGGAAACTGCCATCACACCTTGAAGGCGAGGCAACTCTGcgggggaagagagaagcACATTGACAACAATACAACTATTCAAGACCTGTTAGCGAgacgggggagaggaggcTTGATGCCAAGACGGCTTCAAATGTGTGTAGCTCACAGCTGGTAGATACCGGCTCCCCCAACACCCGCAATGGCGCGACCGACAATGACCGAGTTTATGCTAGTCGCTGAACCCGAGACTGCGGCACCGATGATGAAGATCAGGGTATACAAGACCATCTGCGATTTCACGTTGCCGAGGATCGCGAGCTTGCGGACGAGCGGGACCATGCACACTTGCGTTGCGGTGTACCCCGTGGCAACCCACGGCAGGAGGTGGACATTTCCGAACTCTGAGTAGATTGGAGGTTGGATGTTCGCGATGTTGCTGACGTCGTACCCTGGCAGTTGACACTGGCGTCAGTCGGTTGAAAGAACAGTCTGGATCAAGGCCTTGGGGCAATCTCTGGGGAAAAGGCTACATACCAAGGAGCAGGCCTCCCAAGATAAAGGCTGACTGAACACAAGGCCACCTCCAAGATGCCCAGCCCTCTCTCGGGTGTTTCCGTTGGTTCGCCGCATCGCTGGTCTCCTCGGTCACGGAAGAAACGACGTCTGCGTCAGGGCCGCTATGCTCAATGTCGCACTCCAAAGGGCGCTTCTCATCCGTCGTCATGGCTCGGATGAGGTCTTTGCCTTCGATGAACCACAAAAGGCGAGAGAATGCAACGAGGACGAAATCCACCCTTCAATGGACTAACAAAGttgcggcgcggcggcgacgggcgtTAAATACCAACAGCGGCTCGCGCCGCGCTCTCCCGTTGGAGGAACATGCACACATACCTCCTTATCACTCTTCCCAAGCCCTTACGGTAAGGGCCCTTGCATTTCGGTTTCTGGATAATCTGGCTCTGTGGCTTCAACCTCGAATCAGCGGCCGGGACCAACAGACCAGTTGTGATATCGATTTTTTTAGATGGGTCTCGAACCATACAATCCCGGTGATGGAAGCAAACAAGTGACCCTAATCAGGAAAGTAGGTCAGATAGCGGATGGGAACCAACGGCAACTGACGTGATGCGCCTGCAGGCCGTTGTTGGTCGGACCATGACATCTCGGCAATTAATATGCCCAACTTCCGCAAGAGACATTGCGGTGTTTTACAGATAGTTCTCTGCGTTTTCCGAGGCGATATAGTCACATTCAATGCATCGGACAAAGCCGTATCAACAAAGCCTGAGATGAGCCTGATATGCAGAGCCTGAGTGACCGGATTTTGATCATGTGGCACATCGAGCGGGCGACGGAACTCCGGGAGCTCAGCGCCTCTCTCTATCTGATGATAGTACCTCCTTCGGTAGCGACCATGTCTCTTCTGGCCTTGGTTGGTTGTCATTGCGTGTATCCTGGTAGAATTCCCGTGCCGGCAGGGTGAAGGACCACCCATGGATGCCGGTTGTAGGGAAACTGTTGGGAATTGAACCAGGAAATGAAGAACCTGGGAACATTAAGGACTCTCGTTCCATTGTGAGCACCCCGTCCCCTTGTCGGCGGCTAAAAAAGACTTGGCTGGCTAGCAGCCCCTGGTCGGCTCCAACTCATCGAGTAACTACAGCGACAGTTGATCAGTCCAACGAGATTTCAATTCATGCGTTCGCGGCATAGCACATTAGCAGACGAGAACTCTCAAATACAGCCAACTTATGACACCATTATGCGCGAGCCTCTGATGTTCACTCGACAGATCAGGACAACTGATGAGTTCTTTTAGTTACTTGATAATCCCTTTGAATGGTAAACTCGTGGTCAAAATATCGAATAAAGGGCTATTATTACCCATGGACACTATTTTAGAACAAAGCCCCAGTGCCATGTTACCTCTAGAGCTATCAGGATTGTAAGCTGGTTTGGTGTTCCCGTGTAGGCCGAGTGAAACATTCTCGAAGGCTCCGCTTCTGGCTCCGGGATCCACTATTGATCGGTTCACCGACCGAATGCCGTCGGCCAACACACCGGATCTTCGACCCTAACCAAAAATCTCATGTTCCTGACAGGACAGCGAAGAGTTAAGATGTCGCTATTACCTCCCCCGGCAAAAGCATGAGCAAAAGATTTGGATGTGCCCAGAGGCGGATTCGAACCGCCGTCAACACGGATCGCTGTATAGAAGAACCACAACGTATCATCCTAACCAACTAGACGATCTGGGCTACTAGGGCTTGTGACCCTTGCTTGACGGGGCTGCTCCCAAACCACATCAAGATTCCTTGCTCTCGCTCGAGCCGATGCAAATCGGATTGTCTTTCCAGTAACCATTCCTAAGATTCACTGCGTTTCTGTTTCTAGATCTTCCTGTGCTTGGGCCTGAGAGTATTCTCCTACAAAACCCATGTTTCTAGGGGGAAGCTTAGCCATATATTTATTCACTGCGTCGATATTCTCTCAGGCGACAGACGACACACGCTATTACGGCGCTCCCATCCCTGTTGTCTGAGTGGTTTTCACCACCGTCCCGCCTGACAGTCAGATTAAATTTTTCTGGATGTATGACCAAACTCTTATTACATTTTAATAGTTTCCTGGCATCGTAGAAGCTCAGATTGCTATCTGGTTATCTAATGGTCTGCAATCAAATACCTCGGCTGGGTTCTTGAAATCGTATAGCGAGAATGATGCACTGCTGAGTCCTAGGTATTGCCACCTTTCAAATTTGTTTTGTCACAAGTAACTGGTTGCTTTCTTTGATTATCTTTGATGCTGAATCGAGTTGTTTAAAGCCCGCAAAGCACCGCTGGTTGTGTCAAAGGACAGTCTTCCGAAGGCTAAGTCTTCGGACAATCCGTGATTACCTTCCTAATCAAGTCTATTGTTCACGAGGGCAACGCACATCATCTTCACCACCCTTGACCTGTCGAACAATACAGCTGGTATCCGGTCTCTGATTCTATACATAAGAGCGTCATTCGTCCAGTCAACCTAGACAACTTTTGATCCCGACACACTTCATCAACTCAACCGGGCTTCCACTTACTCACACCCTTGCTTACCATTAATCCAATTCACCCCACAAGCAGTCAAAGTAAGTAGTACCACTCTCATCAAAGCTAACTTCAGACCAGATTCCCAACAAATCCCCACCGTCGGCAAGAGCAACAGCAATCAGGATGGACCCTTACCGAAACCATCGTGACTATGGCGTGGGATCGAGCGGTGGATACTTTCCATCTAACCCGGGTTACTTTCCATCTAGCCAGGGAACTTTTCCATCCAACCCGGGATACTTCCCATCTGGCCAGGGATACTTTCCATCTAGCCAGGGACAGCGCTCCAACCTCGACCGGAACGACAATGACACCAACAACCGCACCGGTCGTCCGACTTGGATCCCGAGCCGTGATGCAAGGCCATCTCAACCTGCGGCGGCTTCCCTCGGTCGTCAGGCTTATCAAGCTGCACACATGTTCCCATACAATGATGATCACCTCAGGAGAGCGATGTGGCAAACAATAAACCCGGCCTCTGTTTACCGACGAGGCCGATACGTCCCCACGGCAGCCGCCTCTCACCCCATTCCGATGCCCGATTTCCTCCGTAGAGTGTCGGCCGACAGACGCTCCCAGCAGCCGAGACCGGAAGTTCTCCGGCCTCCCAGGCATGTTCCCACCACTAACCAACAGGTCGTCAGAGTGTGTCCCCAGTGCAGGGAGGTCCCGCTGGGTCCCGGTCCCGTCGTGAACGGCCAGCCCACCTACCCCGTCTGCGAGGAGTGCCGCCAGACCAACATCAGACAGCAGGTCCTCCGCGGCATCGCTGCGGAGGCGCTCGTGGAACTCAGCCGCCGTGCTGTTGTCCACTCgcccggccgcgccgaccGAGAAGAATCCGGGCCGGGCCGGGACCTCTCCGAATCCCGCCCAGTCCCCAAACCCACTCAGGGGTTTCTGTGCCTGCGGTGCAAGAGACCAGGCGTGCCCTCGGCACCCGGTCGCCGGCGCTGCGTGGAGTGCATCtgcgtcctcgtcgccttcggTCCGGACAAGGGTGGACAAACGGTAGAGGTAGGGAATGGTTCCAATGCTAACCCACGACAGGACGAGCCCGAGCACGGGAGCTGGCACACGTGCAACGGCTGCTTCAGGAACCAGGTGCCCCCCGGCGAGGGGAAATGTCACGACTGCGTCGACCGGCTCGCCTCGGAGGCTCAGGCCTCGACTaccctcgcggcggcggcggccacctGCGTCATCTGCGAGAGCGagcccgccgccaacgagAAAGCCTACTGCAACAACtgcgaggtcgagggctcGCGTGGCATGGGCGCGAGCGTCATGCTGGACACCAAGCAGTGCACCGCCtgcggcgaggaggtggaCAACACGGCGGACGACGGGCTCTGCTGGGACTGCCGCATGCCTCCTCGGAGCCCAGACGAGCGTGATGACGAGGAATGGCTCGAGAACGAGATTGAAACGTGGGAAGACGGTCCTtcgcggcagcagcagcagtcggGCAGAGACAAGATGTGCGGTTGTCTGAGGAACGCCGCCCGCTGGGGCCGGATGCTGTGCAACGACTGCTATGAGGCTCTCCGCAGCGTCGATAGGAGGGGCTGGGCCGACTGGAAGCGGAGGAACTGGCCCAGCAAGGCGAGGCGCGTTGCTCGCAGAAGAGAGGAACAGTCGAGTTGGAGGTAGTGAGGCGGGTTTCTCGGGCTGAGCCCGATCCGGGCAGTCTCTCACTTCACGGTGGGAACGGGTCGTGGATTCCAAGGTAGGTAAGTGATTGCTGTATATGAGCGTGTCCGGTTAGATGCTTCGACTGTTTTTAGGGTGTTATTGTTGGCGTTGGTAGCTTCAGGGTGTAGGGTTTGGGTGTTTTTTGATCGCGTAGATATCCGTCCAGCAAGCGCATCTTGTAACAAGCCAGCAACCCCAAGACCTTTTGACTTTCTTCACCTAGATGATCTCGGTAGAAGTCAAGTCAAGTCACTGAACAAAAGAGGCCAACAACTTTCCTCGGCTGGTGTTTCTCGAGCCCAAGAAACACGCAGCATACATAGAGGCAGGCGCCTTTCGTATCAATGCTGGAGCAAGCCTGGCAAAACGTGTTCGAACGACCG
Protein-coding regions in this window:
- a CDS encoding Major facilitator superfamily transporter, with product MTTDEKRPLECDIEHSGPDADVVSSVTEETSDAANQRKHPREGWASWRWPCVQSAFILGGLLLGYDVSNIANIQPPIYSEFGNVHLLPWVATGYTATQVCMVPLVRKLAILGNVKSQMVLYTLIFIIGAAVSGSATSINSVIVGRAIAGVGGAGIYQLCIVVNVLLSSPAELPRLQGVMAVSWAVGLTVGPVIGGAFAESQSATWRWAMYLNLPILSIMAILNFVALPSIRLAPGLPIVKGLRAIDWIGVVLHMAGFILLCSALIFSGSTWAWSSHSAITAWVVVGVIYVVYFLQQYFSLFTSKENRSIPADLLKDRTVVLVCLGTFAAGSCYGIALYYTPLFLAFTKGLEPMQAAVRLLPFIFTFIAFTIVMAGLIPVIGRYAPFYVIGGVLTMAGAGLQSQLTVQSSEGRIMGASTLIGAGTGCMWQTGVAILTQSVPADRRLDATALFIMVQLGGISITLALAGCIFQNLGYSRLHAPLSALGYSEYDIREALAGLESRIWATADRDVVQFVVGEVAGVIADLQYVIVASGALAFLSGCFMKWQKLDFGRTQEAK
- a CDS encoding AMP-binding enzyme, which codes for MQNQLAQDPASTPVGPVPLSFAQGPRIKSRYPTVTAAFYHHAETQPHVTAARDLSAQQIREITYGDLAARANQLSRKLTGLGVKPGDRVPLVVKRGIDMLVGIVAVLSCGAQYVPLDGGVVPDSTLRFVLEQAGGKHVLCLKSTKHRFETLGCSCETLVIDEDLGESEETSQARAYHDLAKPEHGCYVIYTSGTTGTPKGVDVTHKNVTNLVCLSPGDLGISTGTRVSQVLNISFDMAAWEILGCICNGGTLVLRGPKWEPCLREAQVLICTPSILAKYDPREYSNIKVAATAGEPSSQRLADLWATHATYYNCCGPTETTIVNTMHLHQPGETLTIGKPTPNNTVYVLDSDGKALGVGEPGVMWAGGHGISRGYVSLPEKTAERYKLDPFTKDGSMMYNTGDLGRWRQDGSIDILGRVDDQIKIKGFRVELDGVTASINTCPAVSKAATLFIHNEIHGFVTPRDCDLDAIQVHVRARQPYYAIPTKFHFLDALPLTSNGKVDKRALQDLVTVTENDKKEETSITIRETASKESLSTDSKSSVTDLNAESSASSFTEVDEKPDLGRDVPAKTLARPYRGFVHRIAIVYRRLFTIVGALNIAAVVALAFAGFQRTWLGNLTAINLLVAVLARQDFVINALYAVTCNVPKSWPLAVRKRCAKIFHFGGVHSGAAVSAGAWLLATNISDEVCQLAECPVWGYQSTASKVVSWMLTGLFTVTIALAWPAFRKTHHDLFEKTHRFVGWTMLGLFWVQIVLGANDGRAADMSLGAACIRTPGFWILIMATMSIASSWLFLKKVPVEAEVLSNHAVRLHFGYTVPVNGSFVRLSRRPLLEWHSFATIPAPERVEHRPKGFSLVVSNAGDWTKNCIEKPPTHIWVRGVPTCGVMRIATCFNRIVVIATGSGIGPLLGHIQDQSCPTQLIWSTPRPEQTFGKPLLDAIKSKIPNAVIHDTKTMGRPDLVKMGYNLAKSFQAEAVIIIANEKITKKVVYGLETRGVPAYGAIWDS